CCCCTCCTGGGGGGGATACCAGGGCCCGGCCGGCTCCGGCTCCGTGTCCGTCGTGAACTGCTGCACGGCGTACACGTTCTGGCCACGTGCCTCGGGAGGCTCGTGCGCGATCCGCTCCAGCTCCGTCCGTGAAATCTCGTAGTGGTGGCCGAGGCACCCGCTCGTCAGCACCGCGACGAGGGTGGTGAGGGCCTGCAGCCGCAGGTGGACTGGAAGGGGGGGGCGTCTCGTGCTCATACGGCTCTCCTGCCGGGGGTGCTCCGGGTCTTGCCAGGGCCAGCCTGGGACGGACGGGCTCGTGTTTCATTCACCACATCAATTGCATCTCGGTCAGCCACGGGCGCCCGGTGTCCGCGTCGAAGGCCTGCACCCAGAGGCCCGGGCTCTCGCTCCCGGTGAGCATCACGCTGTCCCAGAGGAGCTCCGGGGTGACCAGGTTGATGAAGAAGGGCTCGCGAGAGTAGGGCGGGAGATGGGCCACCGGGGACTCCCAGACCGGCTTGCCCGTGGCGGCGTCCAGGGCGACGAGCTTCTTGTCCGGCCCGATGGAGTGGAAGAGCGTGACGAGGAGCCGGTCCCCACGCTGCAACACGTCCACCTTGTCGAACTGGCCGGGGTCCGCCATCCGGCGCCTCCAGAGCACCCCGCCCGAGGCATCACGCAGAACCACCTCCACCGGCGCCCCCTCTTCGACGACGAGCTCGACGAGGCCGGCGATGCCACCGTCCCGGGCCGTCAGAAACGAGGACGCGTGGAAGTCCAGCTGCCGCTCCACGCCGCCATCGGAGGCCCGGAGGAGGGTGGTGCGGTGCTCCCAGAAAGCCCCGGTGAGCATCAGGTAGCTGTCGCCGAGGTGGACGAGCTGCAGGTTGTTGGGCCCGACCTTCGGGAGCCGCTGCTTCCACTTCAGCTCGCCCGAGGCACTCACGCGCCACAGCTCCAGTGCATCCACCAGCTCCACGGTGACGAGGAAATCGTTTCCCAGCACCGAGAGCGAGGGCTGCCGCTCGATGCGGCTCCACGGGCGCTCTCCCGGCGTCTCCCGTGTGCCCCGGGCCAGGTCTTCCCGCACCTCGTCCAGGTCTACCTCCGTGTCGGGCTCGCCCGTGGCCGTGTACCGCGCGCGCTCCTCTCCGGTCTCGAGGTCCAGCAGTTGGATCGAGCGGTCCGACAGCAGCACCGCCACCGTGCCCGGGGCCGTCACGAGCCCCTTGATGGACAGGTCGCCCGTGAAGAAGAGCAACCGCTGCTTCCCGTCCGCCTTGGAGAAGGCCCGGATGAGATGGCTCGACACATGGAGCAGGTCCGAGTCCTGCTCATTGAGTCCCATGCACTCTCCGGGAACGTGCGCCGTCCAGCGCTCGCGCCCATCGACGAGGCCCGAGGCGCGCAGCGTGCCTTCCTCCTCGCTGCTCAACGTGAACAGCAGCGCGTTGTCCTGCTGGACCACCTCGGGCCCGGGGAGCGGGAGGACCCGCGCCACCCGTTGCTCCTTCAGGTCGACGATCTTGTTGCCCACCAGCAGATGGCGGCGGCCTTGCTCCGGCGTCATGGTGTGTTCTCGCTCCGTGGTACCGATGTGCTTCGTCGGAGCGCACTGGAGCGCGCCCAGCACGAGGACCAGCACTGCCACTGCCGCCAAGGGACGAGTCATCGGGCCTGACATTCTGGCACTGGCGGAGATTTTCGGACAATCCAGCCGGCGGCCCGCCCCGCTCCGGGGGCCCTTCGCGGCTGGCGGCGGCCTCATGCTAAAAATCACCTATGAGTCAGGAGCCCGACGCCGCGCCCTCGCACCCACTGGCCGCCCGGCGCGCCCACCCGTGGCGGGTGCTCATCGTCGATGACGACGAGGCGAGCCGGAAGACGGCGGCGGCCCTGCTGTCACCTGCTGGCTACGCGCTGGTCTTCGCCAGCAGTGGCCACGAAGCGCTGGACGCCGTGCGCGAGGCCAGTCCGGATCTGGTGCTGCTGGACGTCATGATGCCGGGCCTGGATGGCCTCGAGGTCTGCCGCCGGCTGCGCGAGCTCTCGCGGGAAGACTACTTCCCCATCGTCCTCCTCACGGCGCTGGATGGGAGGCGCGAGGTCGTCCTCGGGCTCGAGGCCGGCGCCGACGACTTCCTCTCCAAGCCGGTGCATGGGGCGGAGCTGCGCGCCCGCGTGGCCAACCTCCTCAAGGTGCGCGCCTACCACCAGCTGCTCACCACGCAGCGCGACAGCGCCCTGGCCACCGTGGACGAGCTGCGCCAGCAGATCCTCCGGGCCGATCGCCTCGCCACGCTCGGCACCTTCGCCGCCGGCGTCAGCCACGAGCTGAACAACATCGCCCAGGTCCTCCACGTCGCCGTCTCCGAGCTGCCCTCGGAGCCCGCGGGCCCGGAGGAGCAGGACGGCCCGGGCACACGCCAGATGCTCGCCGTGGCGACCCAGCACGTCACCGAGTTGGCCCGCGGCATCCTGCGCATGGCCCGCCCCCAGGAGGATCGCACGCTCCTGGCCGATCTGGGGCGCACGCTCGTCGAGGTGCGCGACATGCTGCGCATCACCGGCCGGGCCCGGCACGTGCGCCTGTCGCTCGAGCTGCCCGACTCCCCCTGTGTCATTCCCGCCAGCCCGGTGCATGCGCAACAGGTGTTCCTCAACCTCCTCTCCAACGCCGCGGACGCCCTGTCCGGCACGCCCCAGCCGGAGATCCAGGCCGGTGTCCGTCACGCTCCCGGAGGCCGCGTCGAGGCCTGGGTCCAGGACAATGGCCCCGGCATGAGCGAGGAGGTGCTCGCTCGCGTCTTCGAGCCCTTCTTCACCACCAAGCCCGCGGGCCAGGGCACGGGGCTGGGGTTGCCCGTCGTCAAACAGCTCGTCGAGTCGTGGGGCGGGCAACTCCACTTCCAGAGCCGGCCAGGGCACGGAACCCGCGTCGT
The sequence above is drawn from the Archangium gephyra genome and encodes:
- a CDS encoding PQQ-binding-like beta-propeller repeat protein — encoded protein: MTRPLAAVAVLVLVLGALQCAPTKHIGTTEREHTMTPEQGRRHLLVGNKIVDLKEQRVARVLPLPGPEVVQQDNALLFTLSSEEEGTLRASGLVDGRERWTAHVPGECMGLNEQDSDLLHVSSHLIRAFSKADGKQRLLFFTGDLSIKGLVTAPGTVAVLLSDRSIQLLDLETGEERARYTATGEPDTEVDLDEVREDLARGTRETPGERPWSRIERQPSLSVLGNDFLVTVELVDALELWRVSASGELKWKQRLPKVGPNNLQLVHLGDSYLMLTGAFWEHRTTLLRASDGGVERQLDFHASSFLTARDGGIAGLVELVVEEGAPVEVVLRDASGGVLWRRRMADPGQFDKVDVLQRGDRLLVTLFHSIGPDKKLVALDAATGKPVWESPVAHLPPYSREPFFINLVTPELLWDSVMLTGSESPGLWVQAFDADTGRPWLTEMQLMW
- a CDS encoding sensor histidine kinase, with protein sequence MSQEPDAAPSHPLAARRAHPWRVLIVDDDEASRKTAAALLSPAGYALVFASSGHEALDAVREASPDLVLLDVMMPGLDGLEVCRRLRELSREDYFPIVLLTALDGRREVVLGLEAGADDFLSKPVHGAELRARVANLLKVRAYHQLLTTQRDSALATVDELRQQILRADRLATLGTFAAGVSHELNNIAQVLHVAVSELPSEPAGPEEQDGPGTRQMLAVATQHVTELARGILRMARPQEDRTLLADLGRTLVEVRDMLRITGRARHVRLSLELPDSPCVIPASPVHAQQVFLNLLSNAADALSGTPQPEIQAGVRHAPGGRVEAWVQDNGPGMSEEVLARVFEPFFTTKPAGQGTGLGLPVVKQLVESWGGQLHFQSRPGHGTRVVVDAPAAPSSATTSSNIPSPIA